From the genome of Arthrobacter sp. SLBN-122:
TCCCTGGTTGCCATGAGCATCAATGCGGAGCTGGGCGGCGCGGACGCAGGCGACATCGTGGCGCTGGTCCGTGAACTGCAGGTGGACCTGCTGGCGGTTGAGGAGTACACGCCTGGCCTGGCGCGAAAACTCACGGCGGCGGGACTGGACGGACTGCTCCCCCACCGTGTTGCCCATGCCAGGGAGCGGGCCGGCGGCTCCGCCATCTACTCCTCATACAAGCTGACAGCCAGCGGCGTACTCCCTGATACCCGGTTCGCCATGCCGGTGGCGCGCCTTGATCTCGGCGACGGCGGCGGCAGCAGCCTGCGGGTGGTGGCCGTCCATGCCCTGGCCCCGGTGGAGGACGGCCTCGATCAATGGCGCAGCGACCTGGCCGCAGTGGCCAGGGCTGACAACGGTTCCGGTCCCCTCTTGCTGGCGGGCGACTTCAACGCCACCTATGACCATCGGGAATTCCGCGGGATGTTGTCCGGACAGGGCGGCAAACGTCCCCTGGTGGACGTGGCGGCTGCCGCGGGCCGCAGGCTGGTGCCTACCTGGCCGATGCGCGGCTACCGGCTGCCGGGCATAGCGCTGGACCACTTGGTCACCAGCCCGGACCTCAGCGCTTCCGGCTACTCCGTCCACCGGATTGGCGGGACAGACCATGCCGCAGTGGCGGCCACGCTGAACGTCCGGGTCCCCTAGCACGTCCTTGGCGGCTCAGCCTTTCCGGATCAGCTTGTGATTGGCGGCCTGCGCCACCGGCCGGATGACGATCTGGTCCAGGTTGACGTGGTGCGGAACCGTGACGGCGTAGCGGACCACGTCGGCAACGTCCTCTGCGGTCAGCGGCTTCTCAACGCCCTGGTAGACCTTGTCCGCCGCCTGCGCATCCCCCAG
Proteins encoded in this window:
- a CDS encoding endonuclease/exonuclease/phosphatase family protein, with protein sequence MTASGRRRGRRRAATVCRWLFIPVALPVAAVSTVRAVPADWPVLGVQLVAFTPWLAVPAAAALLLAFAGRSHWQQALAAVLAGCQAFWLFPLDIREPAAEATGTSASLVAMSINAELGGADAGDIVALVRELQVDLLAVEEYTPGLARKLTAAGLDGLLPHRVAHARERAGGSAIYSSYKLTASGVLPDTRFAMPVARLDLGDGGGSSLRVVAVHALAPVEDGLDQWRSDLAAVARADNGSGPLLLAGDFNATYDHREFRGMLSGQGGKRPLVDVAAAAGRRLVPTWPMRGYRLPGIALDHLVTSPDLSASGYSVHRIGGTDHAAVAATLNVRVP